Within the Bacteroidota bacterium genome, the region AGATCGCCAAGGGGCTATCGCCGGTGGCAGGGCTGCTGACATACCCCGTTTTGCAAGCGGCCGACATTTTGATCTACGGAGCAGAGCTCGTGCCCGTGGGACAAGATCAGAAGCAGCATCTGGAATTTGCGCGCGACATCGCGCAGAAGTTCAACCATCTTTACGGGGAGCTGTTGAAGCTTCCGGAGCCTTACATCCATCCCGATGTGGCCGTCGTGCCGGGTATCGACGGGCAGAAGATGTCTAAGTCCTACGGCAACACGATCGAGATCTTCGCCTCTGGGCCGGCCCTGCGCAAGCGCATCATGAGCATCGTCACGGACTCCACGCCTCTGGAGGCCCCCAAAGACCCGGATACCTGCACCGTTTTCGCGCTGCTGAAACTGTTCGCCACCCCGGAAGAGCTAGCCGAGATCCGCAAGGCCTATCTACGAGGGGGATACGGCTACGGACAGGCCAAGGAGCGCCTATATACGCTCATGGAGCATTACTTCGCCGAGGCCCGAGAGCGGCGCCTGTACTGGGAGGCCCACCTGGATGAAGTCCGGGACATCTTGCGGGAAGGCGGACGCCGGGCGCGCGAGGTGGCCGAAGAGCTCATGGAGCGGGTGCGGCAGGCCACGGGCCTGTTGACGACCTATAGCTCGGTCTTCGCCACAAGGAACGAACCATGATTGTCGTCATCGACAACTACGACTCCTTCACCTACAACCTCGTGCAGCTGCTTTATGGCGTAACGGACCGAATCCGCGTCTTTCGGAACGACGCCGTAGGCCTGCAGGAGCTTTGGGCGCTTGAGCCGGCCGGGATCGTGATCTCCCCCGGACCTGGCCGGCCTCATGAGG harbors:
- the trpS gene encoding tryptophan--tRNA ligase; the encoded protein is MRTATDHVQELVPHLPKGRVILSGIQPSGRLHIGNYFGAIRQHLAFQYENRAFYFIANYHALTSMQDRALLERYTLDVALDYLALGLDPERATFFLQSDVPQVTELAWIFSCLVPVSLLEKGVSYKDKIAKGLSPVAGLLTYPVLQAADILIYGAELVPVGQDQKQHLEFARDIAQKFNHLYGELLKLPEPYIHPDVAVVPGIDGQKMSKSYGNTIEIFASGPALRKRIMSIVTDSTPLEAPKDPDTCTVFALLKLFATPEELAEIRKAYLRGGYGYGQAKERLYTLMEHYFAEARERRLYWEAHLDEVRDILREGGRRAREVAEELMERVRQATGLLTTYSSVFATRNEP